A window of the Podospora bellae-mahoneyi strain CBS 112042 chromosome 6, whole genome shotgun sequence genome harbors these coding sequences:
- a CDS encoding hypothetical protein (EggNog:ENOG503PENV) encodes MISLGKLRTLPSALAILVLASTVQGASINFHFYPETAQGCMYAAADASKCETGVVKTTNECLCQNGGGFIKNTASCLGQSSRDDLQQVYDTMSGACRDSRTPMGISEKQFMDFADGATTTSTSITTTTAPTSTTTTSSTTSTTTSTESPPASTEPADEGSQGLPTAALAGIIAGSVVGVAVVAGVVFFLLRKKRKQGEESHPMLPDSYTQPPLSQSAHMSVTPSASGTSGGYVSPPDTGVWPPQDQPKWMPSPEPAKAAYNRASGYNWESPEHLSLPPDTQAQAQAQAHNRYTAFQPFQPHMSTVQPPIHEMDVPVGHPAAGGEGPVEMSGTPIQSPGPRWTGQR; translated from the coding sequence ATGATCAGTCTCGGGAAACTGCGGACGCTTCCCTCTGCTCTCGCCATTCTCGTGCTCGCCTCGACAGTCCAGGGGGCCTCGATCAACTTTCACTTCTATCCCGAAACCGCACAGGGTTGCATGTACGCGGCGGCCGACGCCTCCAAGTGCGAGACGGGTGTTGTTAAGACAACAAATGAATGCCTCTGCCAAAATGGAGGGGGTTTTATCAAGAACACAGCCTCCTGCCTCGGTCAATCTTCGAGGGATGACCTTCAACAAGTTTATGACACGATGAGCGGCGCTTGCAGGGACTCACGCACGCCTATGGGCATCTCGGAGAAGCAGTTTATGGATTTCGCGGACGGGgccacaaccaccagcaCATCCATAACGACAACAACTGCTCCAACAAGcacgacgacaacctcctcaacaacaagtaCCACTACCTCGACCGAATCACCACCGGCTTCAACAGAACCAGCAGACGAAGGAAGCCAAGGGCTACCGACGGCAGCTCTTGCTGGCATCATAGCTGGAtcggttgttggggttgctgtggtggctggagtggtcttcttcctgctgcgcaagaagagaaagcaagGGGAGGAATCACATCCGATGCTTCCAGATTCCTACACGCAGCCACCGTTGAGCCAGTCAGCCCACATGTCTGTAACACCATCGGCAAGTGGCACGAGTGGTGGGTATGTGAGCCCTCCCGACACAGGTGTCTGGCCGCCACAAGATCAACCGAAGTGGATGCCATCGCCAGAGCCCGCGAAGGCTGCGTACAATAGAGCTAGTGGTTACAACTGGGAGTCCCCAGAGCACCTGTCACTTCCCCCAGACACACAAGCCCAGGCTCAGGCGCAGGCCCACAACAGGTACACAGCATTCCAGCCATTCCAACCACACATGTCGACGGTGCAGCCACCCATTCACGAAATGGATGTGCCGGTCGGTCACCCTGCagcgggtggtgagggccCGGTCGAGATGAGCGGCACACCCATCCAATCACC
- a CDS encoding hypothetical protein (EggNog:ENOG503Q6WN): MPIATTNEVIESAVIRAPLSHVWHFIKLAEFPKWYSQIKQAEHIVKGVSDETDVYKWTFKDGSVVEIKQDEHSNLDHFITYSVINSEPELSYSSVVSTIRCWPVTSGEFEESTFVRWTSKFASDADIGVIEDAKYKRRDALKDLAAAAQKMVKEHQK; the protein is encoded by the exons ATGCCGATCGCAACCACCAACGAAGTCATCGAGAGCGCCGTGATCCGCGCGCCCCTCTCCCACGTCTGGCACTTCATCAAGCTCGCTGAGTTCCCCAAGTGGTACTCCCAGATCAAGCAAGCCGAGCACATCGTCAAGGGCGTCAGCGACGAGACGGACGTGTACAAGTGGACGTTCAAGGACGGGAGCGTAGTGGAGATCAAGCAGGATGAGCACAGC AACCTGGACCACTTCATCACCTACAGTGTCATCAACAGCGAGCCCGAGCTGAGCTACTCGAGCGTAGTCAGCACGATTCGATGCTGGCCCGTCACGTCAGGCGAGTTTGAGGAGAGCACTTTTGTGAGGTGGACTTCCAAGTTTGCGAGCGATGCTGATATTG GTGTTATCGAGGATGCCAAGTACAAGCGACGAGATGCGCTGAAGGACCTTGCGGCTGCGGCGCAGAAGATGGTGAAGGAGCATCAGAAGTAA
- a CDS encoding hypothetical protein (EggNog:ENOG503P8PE) codes for MTPTDTFPIRDPWPVNPKSLSLVYTFGDSPTDEKLVFVSKAGEDTVWTLTSDDIKTQPPGVTLASAWPPEVPGRIKIYAVIYALEQITHPTVYRRLYEAASRNERIYISNKFFFSNSPLINEDPWRGTIRSAAIVYTIQGKWKSISGREREYMSWEL; via the coding sequence ATGACACCCACCGATACATTCCCTATTCGAGACCCATGGCCCGTGAACCCCAAGTCACTGAGCCTTGTGTACACCTTTGGCGACAGCCCTACTGACGAAAAGCTGGTCTTCGTTTCCAAGGCTGGCGAGGATACTGTTTGGACTCTTACCTCGGATGATATCAAAACGCAGCCACCAGGGGTGACGCTGGCCAGTGCCTGGCCTCCGGAGGTCCCGGGCCGCATTAAGATCTACGCTGTTATCTATGCCTTGGAGCAGATCACGCACCCGACAGTGTACCGAAGGCTTTACGAGGCTGCGTCAAGAAACGAGCGTATCTACATCAGCAACAAgttcttcttcagcaacTCACCACTCATCAATGAGGATCCTTGGCGTGGAACAATTAGGAGTGCTGCCATCGTCTATACCATACAAGGAAAATGGAAGTCGATCAGTGGTAGAGAACGCGAGTACATGTCATGGGAGTTGTAG
- a CDS encoding hypothetical protein (EggNog:ENOG503P0VF), giving the protein MNFKIASDQMVNGFILQEKTFATDYAEATYLDADSRMSGQVYLRSPVQRLNESLAQANRLVRDANLNTALRRLVVYCDTLEIPENVVVAHDDLANDIDLRIFARKLQCLADAKNALKMSLSTTCILDIFRYSLPASFGVNFISTDGSSRSMSLS; this is encoded by the exons ATGAACTTCAAGATTGCGTCGGACCAAATGGTCAATGGTTTTATTCTGCAAGAGAAGACCTTTGCCACAGACTACGCTGAAGCAACGTATCTCGATGCGGACAGTCGTATG AGCGGCCAGGTTTATCTCCGCTCTCCCGTCCAGCGCCTGAACGAGTCCCTGGCACAGGCCAACCGTCTTGTCAGAGATGCCAATTTGAATACCGCCCTTCGTCGACTTGTGGTGTACTGTGACACGCTAGAGATACCCGAAAATGTTGTCGTCGCTCATGACGACCTAGCCAACGATATAGACCTTCGCATTTTTGCCCGCAAGTTACAGTGCCTCGCCGATGCTAAAAATGCCCTCAAAATGAGTCTATCGACCACTTGTATTCTCGATATCTTCAGATATTCGTTGCCTGCTAGCTTTGGTGTCAACTTCATTTCGACCGATGGATCCTCCAGATCCATGTCGCTTTCTTAG
- a CDS encoding hypothetical protein (EggNog:ENOG503P0VF) produces the protein MSTADYLDRLRPDGTVEAESYINDNLPRLVYFQFLVAASILHTDRQLSLEILNWVCNLSASPTTVSLNIQASSLHNTLILSNTHNIFNVPSVNIYASKQVLKSRLIVAKALEDAFRSFAAQDTTRGNFAALTANMLARSEDAITEYQVLEALAQKGYEAAVNANNVAQKRFLENEKSLDKVQKDLNAGIDAWSKKKEQEAVVGVCKAVVDVFGAVAATVATGGLAAPSIGAAINSDVGVTKTLTEIFKKLKQFYEEIKPVIESLTKLAGEVAGVVATLEAAKKHRDETAVQRPDMDMDVFNATALWDIFREQVDDMEKAIASVDCDGKREYFLSLRKLAVNGKTYLQTQEYLCRRGDDLAVVLVKLQRRDQARLTLSTTTLMQQDAVLDILRRAMFDRLLSIRSLIFLDFQSYSEAYMLHALTPYSPIAFSPVQPVVDFLDAAAKLQGSVAAFGLRVQIQNRRFVIRTLGNATDATDSRAQLGAGQSVTVSLRPGPNIFNGFSRIRVSRVRCYLDGVKTVCPPTGIDTLRLYLKTPGRFSDIALPGARTDRVPNFVGDALALLFEYVPLDGSIVCDREYSQQRDCTLQTPLTEWEVCIAPGGLEVKDLDLEELMGLRMEFCYAGASAAGAAAGAASGAASGAISGAAAGAFAGAAAGAGAAAGANFANNMRPMTPAAMTMPMMGYSMGAGPVSMTAQSFVYTSPVGPNTGIPIQITSFYPIGTFVGPGGPVQAPMNGYAPPMAMPVRLAP, from the exons ATGTCTACAGCAGACTACCTGGACCGTTTGAGACCCGATGGAACGGTCGAAGCCGAATCTTATATCAACGACAATCTCCCACGACTTGTATACTTTCAGTTTCTCGTTGCTGCTTCGATCCTCCATACAGATCGTCAGCTTTCACTCGAGATTCTCAACTGGGTGTGTAACCTTAGCGCATCGCCGACTACAGTTAGTCTCAACATTCAAGCCTCGTCGTTACACAATACCCTTATTCTTTCGAATACCCACAACATCTTTAATGTGCCGTCCGTCAACATCTACGCCAGCAAGCAAGTGTTGAAGTCTCGACTCATCGTGGCGAAAGCTTTAGAGGATGCGTTCCGAAGCTTCGCGGCTCAGGACACCACCAGAGGTAACTTCGCAGCTCTGACAGCCAACATGCTCGCACGCAGCGAGGATGCCATTACCGAATACCAGGTTCTCGAGGCTTTGGCTCAAAAGGGGTACGAAGCGGCGGTGAACGCCAACAATGTGGCCCAAAAGCGTTTCCTGGAGAACGAAAAGTCTCTCGACAAGGTCCAGAAAGATTTGAACGCTGGTATCGATGCATGGAGCAAGAAAAAGGAGCAAGAAGCCGTGGTGGGCGTATGCAAGGCCGTCGTAGACGTTTTCGGTGCGGTGGCCGCGACAGTCGCTACAGGAGGTCTTGCAGCACCCTCAATTGGCGCCGCCATCAATTCAGACGTGGGAGTAACCAAGACGCTAACTGAGATCTTTAAAAAGCTAAAGCAGTTTTACGAGGAGATCAAGCCTGTGATTGAGTCTTTGACGAAGCTGGCTGGTGAGGTGGCCGGAGTTGTAGCGACTCTTGAGGCAGCAAAGAAACATCGCGACGAGACTGCAGTGCAGCGTCCTGATATGGACATGGATGTGTTCAACGCAACCGCCCTGTGGGACATTTTTCGTGAGCAGGTCGATGACATGGAGAAAGCCATTGCGAGTGTCGACTGTGACGGGAAGCGAGAATACTTTCTCTCCCTCCGCAAATTGGCTGTCAATGGCAAGACCTATCTGCAAACACAGGAATACCTGTGCAGGCGTGGCGATGATCTTGCTGTCGTGCTCGTCAAGCTGCAGCGCCGCGACCAGGCCCGCCTCACTCTCTCTACTACGACCCTGATGCAGCAAGACGCCGTGCTCGACATCTTGCGGCGTGCCATGTTCGACCGTCTCTTGTCGATTCGCTCTTTGATTTTTCTAGACTTCCAGTCATATTCTGAGGCCTACATGCTCCATGCCCTCACACCTTACTCCCCCATCGCTTTCTCGCCTGTTCAGCCAGTTGTGGATTTCCTGGACGCTGCTGCCAAACTCCAGGGCAGCGTTGCCGCCTTTGGATTACGCGTCCAGATCCAGAACCGCCGTTTTGTAATTCGCACACTTGGAAATGCTACGGACGCAACGGATTCGCGAGCGCAATTGGGTGCCGGGCAATCGGTTACGGTCTCGCTTCGCCCAGGTCCAAACATCTTCAACGGCTTCAGCCGTATCCGTGTCAGTCGCGTTCGATGCTATCTTGATGGGGTGAAGACGGTTTGCCCACCCACGGGGATTGACACCTTGAGGTTGTATCTCAAGACACCAGGCCGCTTTTCCGATATCGCGTTGCCTGGCGCCCGGACAGACAGGGTGCCAAATTTCGTGGGAGATGCCCTTGCTCTGCTATTTGAGTACGTTCCTCTAGATGGGTCGATTGTCTGCGACAGAGAATACAGTCAACAGAGGGACTGCACGCTTCAAACACCGCTGACCGAGTGGGAGGTTTGTATTGCACCAGGTGGCCTTGAGGTGAAggaccttgaccttgaagagttgatggggttgaggatggagttTTG CTATGCTGGAGCCTCAGCTGccggggctgctgctggcgctgCCTCTGGTGCCGCCTCGGGTGCCATATCCGGCGCTGCTGCCGGGGCTTTCGCGGGTGCTGCCGCCGGAGCGGGAGCCGCTGCTGGAGCCAACTTTGCCAACAACATGCGGCCCATGACCCCAGCTGCCATGACAATGCCAATGATGGGGTA CAGCATGGGTGCCGGACCTGTCTCCATGACCGCTCAGTCCTTTGTTTACACTTCTCCCGTCGGGCCCAACACGGGCATCCCGATCCAGATCACGTCCTTTTACCCCATTGGCACATTTGTTGGCCCTGGCGGACCTGTCCAGGCGCCTATGAACGGCTACGCGCCTCCGATGGCCATGCCCGTTCGCCTAGCTCCTTAG
- a CDS encoding hypothetical protein (COG:S; EggNog:ENOG503NX7Q) — protein sequence MMGVERVLGRYLVNRFTSSPSKRAFFTCNPARPRLVGYYSAPATRRAAIVPVSTAVAAAATMATAAGAVVYESSVTKPVRASNLPDDAASNPHHVKDAGGRHVKFRNPYPSAGDPKPTMFQTLRAILTAKLQGNLPTPDTSAANIPSCPPSFSPTRENTSLRATWLGHACYYVEFPSGLRVLFDPVFEDRCAPVQWFGPKRYTPPPCKLEDLPIVDAVVISHSHYDHLSYSSIKDIQSHHPNAWFFVGLGLEKWFKASGVEKVVEMDWWEGVKMSLTPEGGKGQGGMEAEITCLPCQHSSGRNGLDHDKTLWASWGVKSGGKSVWFGGDTGYRRVPQLPVTQWKDPAADYGPEYESLPKCPQFKQIGERMGPFDLGLIPIGAYHPRWLFSWMHANPYDAVEIFKDTKCKQAMGIHWGTWVLTSEEVEEPPRLLKDALKRSGIQEEGVFGVCKIGETKEF from the exons ATGATGGGTGTGGAACGGGTTCTGGGTCGATATCTTGTCAATCGGTTTACATCCTCGCCGTCGAAGAGAGCATTTTTCACGTGTAACCCTGCCCGGCcgaggttggttgggtaTTATTCGGCCCCTGCCACGAGAAGAGCAGCTATTGTTCCTGTCTCAACTGctgttgccgctgctgccacgATGGCTACCGCTGCGGGTGCGGTCGTGTACGAGAGTTCGGTGACGAAACCAGTCAGGGCAAGCAACCTCCCCGACGACGCAGCTTCAAACCCTCATCATGTTAAAGATGCGGGCGGGAGACATGTCAAGTTTCGGAATCCGTACCCCTCGGCGGGGGATCCAAAGCCGACGATGTTCCAGACCTTACGGGCAATCTTGAC CGCCAAACTCCAAGGAAACCTTCCCACACCCGACACCTCAGCAGCCAACATCCCCTCCTGCCCGCCATCGTTCTCCCCCACGAGGGAAAACACCTCCCTCCGAGCAACCTGGCTCGGTCACGCATGCTACTACGTTGAGTTCCCCTCCGGTCTGAGGGTTCTCTTCGACCCTGTCTTTGAAGACCGCTGTGCTCCCGTGCAGTGGTTCGGGCCGAAGCGCTACACACCTCCACCGTGTAAACTAGAGGATCTACCCATTGTCGACGCGGTGGTGATCTCGCACAGTCATTATGACCATTTGAGTTATTCTTCTATCAAAGACATCCAAAGCCACCATCCCAACGCCTGGTTTTTCgtcgggttggggttggagaagtgGTTCAAGGCTAGTGGGGTggaaaaggtggtggagatggattggtgggaaggggtgaagATGAGTTTGACTccggaggggggaaagggacagggggggatggaggcggAGATTACCTGTCTGCCGTGTCAGCATTCGAGCGGGAGGAATGGGCTTGATCATGACAAGACTCTCTGGGCGAGCTGGGGGGTTAAATCCGGGGGGAAGAGTGTTTGGTTCGGGGGTGATACAGGATATAGGAGGGTGCCGCAGTTGCCGGTTACTCAATGGAAGGATCCGGCGGCGGATTACGGGCCAGAGTATGAGAGTTTGCCAAAGTGCCCGCAGTTTAAGCAGATcggggagaggatgggcCCGTTTGATCTGGGATTGATACCCATTGGGGCGTATCATCCGAGGTGGTTGTTTAGCTGGATGCATGCGAATCCATATGATGCGGTGGAGATCTTCAAGGACACGAAGTGCAAGCAGGCGATGGGGATACATTGGGGCACGTGGGTGCTGACGagcgaggaggtggaggagccgCCGAGATTGCTGAAGGATGCGTTGAAGAGGAGTGGGATACAGGAAGAGGGTGTGTTTGGGGTGTGCAAGATAGGAGAGACAAAGGAGTTTTAG
- a CDS encoding hypothetical protein (COG:P; EggNog:ENOG503P26Q) — protein MLSLKRDTLDSLSTLSDGQSLRGSGRSMLPCPNDPRSSVANATALSPPPAFKPPQPQSTSHVPSRLRSDSGLSLHTNQAAFRQYTDYGSDGSVRSISSRTQAGSPTEGGSVDDAPIGPKPSIILKDSILQAKLLPNFFDPAVIKLAFSNPTTGHKLCRYAARKGGPSASYMDFLIRVDEYFRAFGNMTTLISQITTDFTGVVASTPIELPQDIANRLKNNTKHCARTALPSLERLYREAKAAVEERLAETLYPEFVKYQISECMRTSLSTSQSSAGGFLSTCPGLGDAFCLTTPLEPDNPIICASDALLRMSGYGRKEIMNKNCRFFQGICTDPEATRRLSEAISTGHETSELLINYRKDGTPFWNLLFVCPLFEGGTIRYFLGAQINVSESMGSDYKDILRILNFGPPGEQQHQQAQQPSGKGPRPAEKPVWRNPINADAERPLSSASTHQKAALRNRFFKRFSRKGSTIQARIPTWPSTPRADSPSNGVCGLSKKAILPPISRKAEAPQEEYSTPYSRFFVLKYIPSLPSSSTAASISTMQPTRPNYHCSSSTSSGVAAQLTISFSSHFALSMLGLHEPNDAKLVSGRDIFAVLTPNAATMSSISYKQVRSAVYSAIAAGESVSLDITTSTASPPPSQRPTSPVKKVHTRGISVAKGGDYQPSRLSDTLDRGADFLSSVFSHNGAGLGGKNATRKVVSHWTPLKNGNGEVEFVVVILTAAS, from the coding sequence ATGCTTTCATTAAAGAGGGACACGCTTGACTCTCTATCGACACTGAGCGATGGCCAAAGCCTGCGCGGCAGTGGCCGCTCGATGTTGCCCTGCCCAAACGATCCACGATCAAGTGTCGCCAATGCAACTGCTCtgtcaccaccgccggccttCAAACCCCCCCAGCCACAGTCGACTAGCCACGTCCCTTCACGACTGCGCAGCGATTCGGGATTATCTCTGCACACGAACCAAGCAGCATTCAGGCAGTACACCGACTACGGTTCAGATGGCTCGGTACGGTCAATTTCTAGTCGTACCCAAGCGGGCAGTCCCACTGAAGGTGGGAGCGTCGACGATGCACCGATTGGACCCAAACCTAGCATAATTCTTAAGGACTCCATTCTCCAAGCCAAACTGCTTCCCAACTTCTTTGACCCTGCCGTCATCAAACTCGCCTTCTCTAACCCAACAACCGGTCACAAGCTCTGCCGATATGCTGCCAGAAAGGGTGGACCTTCAGCAAGTTACATGGACTTTTTGATCAGAGTGGATGAGTACTTCCGGGCGTTTGGGAACATGACTACACTGATCAGTCAGATCACGACAGATTTCACCGGTGTGGTGGCATCCACACCCATTGAGCTACCACAGGACATAGCCAACAGGTTgaaaaacaacaccaaacactGCGCGCGAACAGCATTGCCGTCGCTGGAACGGCTTTACAGAGAGGCGAAGGCTGCAGTGGAGGAACGATTGGCCGAGACACTCTACCCTGAGTTTGTCAAGTACCAAATATCCGAATGTATGAGGACTTCGCTGTCTACAAGCCAGTCTTCGGCTGGGGGCTTTCTGTCGACATGCCCGGGTCTAGGAGACGCCTTTTGCTTGACAACCCCACTCGAGCCcgacaaccccatcatctgTGCCTCGGATGCACTTTTGCGAATGTCTGGATATGGGCGCAAGGAGATCATGAACAAGAACTGCAGATTCTTCCAGGGCATATGTACCGACCCCGAGGCCACACGGCGTCTAAGCGAGGCTATCTCAACTGGGCACGAAACGTCCGAACTCCTCATTAACTACCGCAAGGATGGGACCCCCTTTTGGAACCTGTTATTTGTGTGTCCGTTGTTTGAGGGAGGAACGATTCGGTACTTTCTCGGTGCCCAAATCAATGTGTCTGAGAGCATGGGGTCGGACTACAAGGATATCTTGCGTATCCTGAACTTTGGCCCCCCTGGagaacagcaacaccagcaagCCCAGCAGCCGTCCGGGAAAGGCCCACGACCAGCCGAGAAACCGGTGTGGAGGAATCCCATCAATGCTGATGCTGAACGTCCCCTGAGCTCAGCCAGCACCCACCAAAAGGCAGCCCTCCGCAATCGATTTTTCAAGAGGTTTTCCCGGAAGGGGAGCACTATTCAAGCCAGGATTCCAACTTGGCCGAGCACTCCTCGGGCAGACAGTCCCTCGAATGGGGTTTGCGGGTTGTCAAAGAAGGCCATCCTGCCACCCATATCTCGGAAGGCCGAAGCCCCGCAAGAAGAGTACAGCACTCCTTACTCGCGGTTCTTCGTGTTGAAGTACATCCCATCTTTGCCCTCAAGCAGCACCGCCGCAAGCATCAGCACAATGCAGCCCACGCGGCCAAACTATCATTGTAGCTCATCGACAAGCAGCGGTGTTGCGGCTCAGCTAacaatctccttctcttcccacTTTGCCCTGTCGATGCTGGGTCTTCATGAGCCGAACGATGCCAAATTGGTCAGTGGACGGGATATCTTCGCAGTGTTGACACCAAACGCCGCCACGATGAGCTCGATCAGCTACAAGCAAGTGCGGTCCGCAGTGTACTCGGCCATTGCAGCCGGCGAATCTGTCAGCCTGGACATAACGACAAGCACAGCTTCGCCACCTCCGTCGCAGCGACCAACGTCGCCTGTCAAGAAGGTCCACACAAGGGGAATCAGTGTCGCCAAAGGCGGGGACTACCAGCCCTCCAGACTGAGCGACACGTTAGACAGAGGAGCCGACTTTCTGAGCTCGGTCTTTTCACACAATGGGGCGGGATTAGGAGGGAAGAATGCCACaaggaaggtggtgagccACTGGACCCCACTGAAGAATGGCAACGGCGAGGTAGAGTTTGTGGTTGTCATTTTGACTGCCGCCTCTTGA